The nucleotide sequence CGGCGACCGACTGGTAGGCGATGTCGCCCAGGTTCTCGAGCGCGAGCCCGTGGACCGCCAGCTCCTGGTTGAGGCGCCACAGCGGGATCCCCGCCTGGACGGTGACGGTGCAGCGCTCGGCATCCACCGCTCGTACTGCCGCGTAGTCCCGGAGGTCGACGAGGAGGTCGTCGGTGCACACCAGGGGTGTGAACGAGTGCCCTGCACCCACCACCCGAACCGTCCGCCCCGCGCTCGCGGCGCGGCGCACGATCGACCGGAGCTGGTCCTCATGGTGGGGACGCTCGATCGCCGCCGGCTCGCACGCTTGGTTCCCCGCCCAGTTGCGCCACCTCACCCCTCGATCTTCGCAGACGCGCTAGACCTCTCCGGATGCCGGTGCTCACCTCACCAGACGGGCTACCACTCTTCTACCGGGACGACGGCGACGGTCCAGCAGTGGTGCTGCTGCACGGCCTCACCGCTGATGGCGAGATGAACTGGGAGTGGACCGGGATCGGGCCCGCGTTGCGCGCCGGAGGCTTCCGTACCATCGCGCTCGACCTGCGGGGGCACGGGCGCTCCGCCAAGCCGATCGAGCCGGAGGCCTACCGCGACGAGCGGTTCGTGGACGACGTGCGGGCCCTGCTGGACCATCTCGGGATCGACCGTTGCGGCCTGGTCGGGTACTCGCTGGGCTCCCTCGTGGCGCTGCGCGCCACGCCCGGCGAGCCGCGGGTGGTCGCGGTGGTGCTGGGGGGCATCGGCGAGCGCGACATCCACACCACCGACCACTCCACCGACGGCGAGGCCCTGGCCCGAGCGATGGAGATCGACGACCCTGACGAGATCGAGGATCCCGAGGCTCGCGGCTTCCGGGAGTGGGCCGATGCCACCGGAGCGAACCGAGCCGCGCTGGCGGCCCTCACCCGCGGACGCGGGCGAGACCCGTTCGACCTGGCCGCGCTGGCGGTGCCCGCCCTGGTCATCGCCGGTGCCGACGATCACCTGGCCGGGGACCCCTTCACCCTCGCGCACCGGCTGCCCGCTGGCGAGGGGCGATGCCTCGCCGGGGACCACACCACCGCGCTGGCCGACCCTTCGTTCGGGGGCGAGATCGTGCGCTTCCTCAGCCATCACCTGGGCTGAGGAAGCGCACGGCCGCGACGCGGGCCCGGGGCGCGCTCAGCGGGACTTGAGCGCGTCGATCAGGGCAGGGAGCACCTTGTGCACGTCACCCACGATGCCGAGATCGGCGATCGAGAAGATCGGTGCCTCCTCGTCCTTGTTGATGGCGATGATGTTCTTGGAGCCCTTCATCCCCACCATGTGCTGGGTCGCACCGGAGATGCCGGCCGCGATGTATACGGTCGGCTTGACCACCTTGCCCGTCTGGCCCACCTGATACGAGTAGGGGACCCAGCCGGCGTCGACGATCGCCCGGGACGCCCCGGGAGCGCCACCGAGGAGCTTGGCCAGCTCCTCGATCATGGCGTACTTCTCGGGGTCGCCCAGGCCCCGGCCACCGGACACGACGATGTCCGCTTCGTCCAGCGACGGGCCCTCGCGTTCCTCGACGTGGCGGTTGAGGATGCGAGCCGTGCCGGCGGCACCCGTGTCGGGCACCGCGATCGTCTCCACCGCGGCCGGGCCGCCGCCGGAAGGCTCGGCAGCGAAGGACTTCGGCCGGACCAGCACGAGGTAGGGCTGGCCACCGGTGAACCTCGTCTTCACATTGGTGGTGCCGCCGAAGACCGGCTCGGTGCACACAATCGAATCGCCGTCGAGCTCGAGGTCGACGTTGTTGGTGATCACGGTCTTGTCCAGCTTCGCCGACAGCCGGCCGGCCACGTCGCGACCGTCGTAGCTCGTGCCGAAGAGGATGGCCGCGGGAGCGGCGCCCCCCTCGATGAGCGCGGCGATCGCCGCGGCGACGGGGACACCCTGGAGCGCGCCGCCGAGGTCACCGGTCGTGTAGACCTTCGTCGCGCCGTAGTTGCCGAGCTCGCCGGCGATGGCCTCGGCATCCCCGCCGGCGTAGACGGCCTCCACCGTGCCCGCCAGCTCACGGGCCTTCGTCAGCAGCTCGAGGGTCGTGGGCGAGACCTTGCCATCGGAGGCCTCGGCGAAAACCCAGATCGTGGACAGAGTCATGGTTCGCTGGCCTCCTAGATGACCTTGAGGTTCTCGAGGTACTGGATGATCTTCTCGAAGCCGTCACCTTCGTCGACGTACTTCTCGCCTGCCTCCCTCGCCGGTGCGGCTTCGATCGAGGTGATCTCCTGCCCAGCGCCGGCCCAGCCGACCTGCGAGGCGTCGAGCCCCAGGTCGGCCACCGTCACCTCGTCGACGGGCTTGCTCTTGGCGGCCATGATCCCCTTGAAGGACGGGTAGCGAGGCTCCACCACGCCCGCGGTGACCGACACCACGGCTGGGAGCGGTGCTTCGACCTCGTCGTAGCCCGCATCGGTCTGCCGCTGCACCTTCACCTTGCCGTCTGCGATCTCGATGTGCTTCGCGAAGGTGACCGACGGCAGGTCGAGCAGGCCGGCGATCTGCTCGGGGACGGTCCCCGTGTAGCCGTCGCT is from Rhabdothermincola sediminis and encodes:
- a CDS encoding alpha/beta fold hydrolase, which gives rise to MPVLTSPDGLPLFYRDDGDGPAVVLLHGLTADGEMNWEWTGIGPALRAGGFRTIALDLRGHGRSAKPIEPEAYRDERFVDDVRALLDHLGIDRCGLVGYSLGSLVALRATPGEPRVVAVVLGGIGERDIHTTDHSTDGEALARAMEIDDPDEIEDPEARGFREWADATGANRAALAALTRGRGRDPFDLAALAVPALVIAGADDHLAGDPFTLAHRLPAGEGRCLAGDHTTALADPSFGGEIVRFLSHHLG
- a CDS encoding electron transfer flavoprotein subunit alpha/FixB family protein — translated: MTLSTIWVFAEASDGKVSPTTLELLTKARELAGTVEAVYAGGDAEAIAGELGNYGATKVYTTGDLGGALQGVPVAAAIAALIEGGAAPAAILFGTSYDGRDVAGRLSAKLDKTVITNNVDLELDGDSIVCTEPVFGGTTNVKTRFTGGQPYLVLVRPKSFAAEPSGGGPAAVETIAVPDTGAAGTARILNRHVEEREGPSLDEADIVVSGGRGLGDPEKYAMIEELAKLLGGAPGASRAIVDAGWVPYSYQVGQTGKVVKPTVYIAAGISGATQHMVGMKGSKNIIAINKDEEAPIFSIADLGIVGDVHKVLPALIDALKSR
- a CDS encoding electron transfer flavoprotein subunit beta/FixA family protein, with translation MNVVVCVKQIPDPADPGQMDPETKTLKRDGKLILDESDSYGVEMALQLVDAAGGGEVTLVSMAPNSETAGLRTALAMGAAKAILISDPALAGSDALGTAKVLSAAIKRVEGADLILTATESSDGYTGTVPEQIAGLLDLPSVTFAKHIEIADGKVKVQRQTDAGYDEVEAPLPAVVSVTAGVVEPRYPSFKGIMAAKSKPVDEVTVADLGLDASQVGWAGAGQEITSIEAAPAREAGEKYVDEGDGFEKIIQYLENLKVI